The genomic window ACTCACGTTGGAGTTCCAGGATTGTTGGCCTCTTACCTGTGTATCTTAACAATATAAATAACAGACAGTAACAGTGTAGGATTTTACAACTAGGAATGAGCATCCCACCGCTTGTATTCCCTTTTAACAACAACTGACAAACTTTGGTATCCCAGAACAACATCAGCTGGCCAACTCTAATATAATTACTTCCATCAACCTGTTCCAACAGATTAGGGCATACCTTGTGGAAAGGTACGACTGGAAGCTGGCCCGACTGGATTTGAGAGAGGGACACTACTGGTGTGTCATACTCAGTTCTCTTCACCTATTTGTCCTCTTTGTGTGGAATTGCAATGTGATCGATGTGTGAATGGAACATGTATCATAAAACAGTTTTCAGCTGTGAGTCGGCAGTGAGTGAGCCAAGCTCAGGCTCGTACATAGGAAAACTCAGGATCCAGGAATGGATTATTCATTTATCAAAGACCATCGGTGTGGAGTTTGAATGAAAAAGCTTTCATTTCCATTataccttacacagcctcagGATATATGAAGTGTTTCACAGCTAATGAAAGGCAGTTGTAATGTAAAACAGATTCCACAATGGTTCCATTTACAGACAGCAAGCTCTCACAAACAATTAGAAATGTCCAGGTGACTTACTTTCACTGGATTTGGTTTTGGGAAATTGTAGATCGGACTTTGGGGGATTATTTCTCTGGTTTTATTCAAAATAGTACTGTGGGATTTTGTTTTTATCTCCACCTGGTTGGGCAGGTCTGTCCACAGTTTCATGTATCATCCAAAAAAATCCTGCTGAATCTGATGATTTTTTTGGCTACATGTGAGATTGCATTGACGTTTTAGAGAGATTTTTTGAAGCATGGtaaaggtgctgtataaatgcGAGGTTAACCTGCTTTTTCCATTTTATTGAGGAAAGAGTTAGATTAAAAAATACAGTAAGTCCAAGATCCCTTACACCAGCCTGAAATTGCAACGACACtgttatttcaagttaaaatcCTTTTCAATACATGATGAACAGTCAGAAcctgggaagcactgaggatcagagtgaccttggtgtgcatgtccatcAGTCCCTAACAGTAGTAAGAAGGGTGCATaaagttgtgaagaaggcatttgggagATTTACCTTTATTAGTTAAGATATCGGGTTTAAGAGTAGGGAGGTGATCCTGAAACTGTATATAAAAACACAGTCAGAGAATTGTGTGCCATTCTGGAATCTACATTATCTGATAGCACAAGAAAGGGGGTAAAGGAGATtttccaggatattgcctggcCTGGAgaattttagttatgaagagagattggacaaattgAAGTTGTTTTCCTCAGAGCTGAAGAAGTGaggacatgattgagatatataaaataaAGAGAGGAGTAGACAATGGACACAAGAAGATAGCTTTCTCTTCAGTACAGGGATcagtgacagtggggggggggggggaagcagagaCTTAAGGAAAGGGGCAGGAGGTTTGGAGAAAAAGCCTTTTCACCCAAGGGCGGTGGGAATTTGGAAGGGAGGGACAGGCAGAAGCCCTCATTTACAGTGAAGTACTTAGACCTTTACCTGCAATGCCAAGGCACACAAGGCGATGGgctcagtgctggaaaatggaattaaaatagttaggtggttgtttttcaccagtgcagactcgaagggccaaAGGGCTGTACACCTGGATGATTATGTAACTTTAACTCCCTTCCAAACACAACTGAGAGTGTGTATCTACTCCACATGGAGTGCAGCAGTTCAACAGCGTCATTAACCCCAACCCACTCATGGGAAATTCTGGATAGGCAACAAAACCTGAGCTTTACCATTCACACGGTTTGTATGAAGAAAATAAACCTATCAAAGTAGGAATCAAATAGAGACATGACAATGGTAAAATAATCATTGATTCATTCCAGAAATTGTTGATCCTCCTGTAATTTAATGGCAACCACTGTGTAtggattcattcacaggatgtgagtgttgctggtgaacccaccatttcttgtccatgaggtagtggtgagctgcccttCATAAATACAACAAAGAGTCTGGTTTGGCCATTTCAGCGGCCGATGAGAGATCGACCACAATGTGGTAAGCCTGGTGTAATACAATGGACAAACAAAGTGAGGATGACAGAGTGCCCTTCCAAAAAGGAACTTGTGCACAATTCGCTTATTTTGAGGACCACTTGATCATTGTCTTGTCATCCTGGCTGAAGCcacatttttaattccagattttttaacgAATTGAGATTGAATTTCCAGTTGCTATAGCAGTGTTTGAAGTCGTTTCCATTGACGATTAGTTCATGACCTCAGgattactgagtcagtgagtgAGCTACTTTGCTTCTGTATGCCATTAAATTTCATTAAAAATGTTGTTTGCCTGTTGTTTTTCTAGGTCACGTTTTCCTTTGAAGCTGGAAGGCGATGCATGTCTGGGGAAGGCAATTTTGAGTTTGATACCAGACAGGGGAATGACATTTTCCACATCATTACATCTGCCATCCAAGAACAGAAACAAAGGAATGAGTCAGATAATCAGCTGTCTCGCAGTTTGGAGAATGAAACTGCTCTAAATTCCAGGCCCCTCCCAATCCCCGCCCATGGGCTGGAAGAGGAGGCACGGCAACGAGATTTTGGTGAAGAACAAGGACAGAGTTCAACCAGTGTCAAAGCTGAGTTTTCGAATGCCACTCTTCCATCTCTGAGGTCTCTGTCTCTGGAGTCAGTCTGCGATACCAAGtcttcctccacaatgccattcAGACAGGCAGTAAAGGGTCACCACAGTTATCCAGCAGCTGGAGCCACAGGGAATATGGCTCAACTCCCAGATGTCCAGTCGACTTATTCAGAGGTCAGGGATGTGGTTGCAAAGTCCAGTTCACGAGGAAATGCAAAAGCAACCAAAACTCACACTGGGAAGAAATCAGAGAATCAGTCTGCACCAGAATCTGATTATGCTATTCCCTTTGATGCTATAGCAAAGACATTGCGCTTCCCACCTTTGAGTGGACTGCCTACCATCCAACAGGACAATAATGCTCCTGAGAAGACATTCTCAACATTTTTCCCTCAAGGTCTGGAAGAATGTGCAGACCCTCTTTATGATACCATAGATGAGTCTAACATCCGAGGAAAAGCAAACCCAGCTTCATCCAGGAATCTGCCCAAGGACCACATCTACGATGAACCCGAAGGGGTGGCCACTCCTTCCATCTATGATAACCCAGAAGAGGTTAAAGGCCATGCATGGAAGCTTCAGGGCTTGGACTGTGACACACGGGGGCATGAGTACCCATACAACCCAAACATGGATGATTATGCAGTGCCAAAAACAGCAACACAAGCCTTCGCCAAAAAGAAATCGAGGGAGAGGCTGTATCAAAAGGACAAAACTGGAGCATTGGAAAGTGAATATGACAATGTACTGGTAAAAATCTCAGAGAAAAAGGGAACCAAGTAATAAAGCAAAAGGCCAAGTGGGGCCCAGCCATCTGGTTTGAAAGTGAGCTGATTGGAAGTGAACTGGGAAGGCTTATAGCTGGAGGAGACACTCAGAGACGCTGCAACTGCCTGAATCAAACCTGTTGGTTTGGTGCTGTGAATGAAAATAGGAGACAATTCTCAGAACATGAGCCTTTCCAGAATCACAGTGTTTCAGAACAGAACAGAAAGAGGCCTTTCAGTCCACCATGGCTGAACTGGTCTCTCCCAAATCAGCATCTGAACTTTGTGCCTTTCTCCAGCCTTTTCCCCAGCATCTTGCACATTGTTTCCACTGAAATAATCAGCTaataccctcttgaatgcctGAATTGAAACCTGCCTTCACCAAATTTCAAGGCAGcatattccagacccaaaccactcattattttttttctctcatcacatttgcctcttttgcaaatcacttaacatctgtgccctctcattcttgCTCTTTTTCTGACTGAGAACTGTTTCTCCTGATCCAACTATCCAGCCTGCTTATGATTTTGGAAAGTTACCAGATCTCCTCTTGGCCCTCTTCTGCCCACAGAGAACAGTCCCAATATCTCAAATTTCGCCTCATAACTGAATGTTCTCAACCTTGGaagcatcccagtaaatctcttctgcaccttctccagtatgttcacatccttcctataaggtGACTCCCACAGGTGTacccagctgaggtctaacaagtggCTTGTACATGGTCAACATTGTCTCGCTGTGGACCTCCATGCCCTGATTAATAAGGCCGAAAACTTTATTAATTGTTCTTTCCATCTTCAATGATCTATGTACATTTCCACTCAGGTCCCTTTGTTCAATGCAGCCCTTTTAGAATTGTATCCCGTATTTTCTTCACAAGCCTGTTGTGTAGTACCGAACATTGTCTGAAAATCTATTTCCAGCACATGACcagtattcccatcactgacccttCATGTTAACCTCCTCATAAATCTGAAGACTTCAATAAAGTTAGTTTCACATGACGTCCCCTTTGGAAGGCTGGCTCTTCCAAACAACCGTCCTTTTTCATGTGACTCCTCATTCTACACCAATTCTTGTTTGGTGAGGTTTCCTGACCATTaaag from Chiloscyllium punctatum isolate Juve2018m chromosome 35, sChiPun1.3, whole genome shotgun sequence includes these protein-coding regions:
- the LOC140459607 gene encoding docking protein 2-like, translating into MEEAIKQGVLHVQLQQKFGKKWKKVWVLLFGESTCSVARLEYYEFKEAMSMTERQGTRKMENKKIIKLSDCIRIVEAPTESCPSECRSFCLETIDKQFVFAVESSEYEDWSQGLCELAFPMNWSDWPTMNKNNGRQASKKGKGNLMTMEENTLYGTRPAVKDFRVTVRKTEAADRCNLQGTFLLTVEKDGLELKDFKSGDVHYTWPYKFLRRFGRDKVTFSFEAGRRCMSGEGNFEFDTRQGNDIFHIITSAIQEQKQRNESDNQLSRSLENETALNSRPLPIPAHGLEEEARQRDFGEEQGQSSTSVKAEFSNATLPSLRSLSLESVCDTKSSSTMPFRQAVKGHHSYPAAGATGNMAQLPDVQSTYSEVRDVVAKSSSRGNAKATKTHTGKKSENQSAPESDYAIPFDAIAKTLRFPPLSGLPTIQQDNNAPEKTFSTFFPQGLEECADPLYDTIDESNIRGKANPASSRNLPKDHIYDEPEGVATPSIYDNPEEVKGHAWKLQGLDCDTRGHEYPYNPNMDDYAVPKTATQAFAKKKSRERLYQKDKTGALESEYDNVLVKISEKKGTK